The following are encoded in a window of Fusarium oxysporum f. sp. lycopersici 4287 chromosome 5, whole genome shotgun sequence genomic DNA:
- a CDS encoding protein-S-isoprenylcysteine O-methyltransferase — translation MSETTQNVGARPVNFSPSAAHHRASPAHHDSFSGNTRSLDELMILKPYFAGQPKSLSGIALRAFCLGITLACSAISMGAILFLTSSPVWRVPFFLFALSAFHFLEFWTTAEKNTLVASIGSFLLTANWPAYAIAHSAAFIECATINLFFPNRHWAPYGTGPILLLLGLVMVTVGQYVRSVAMLQAGASFNHHVQTRKKDSHELVTSGIYSIFRHPSYFGFFYWGLGTQLVMGNVLCFFAYAAVLWMFFSKRIKHEEAKLIEFFQDDYVQYRKRVGTKIPFIA, via the coding sequence ATGTCTGAAACCACGCAAAACGTGGGTGCTAGACCTGTCAACTTCAGCCCTTCAGCTGCTCATCATCGAGCATCGCCTGCTCATCATGACTCCTTCTCCGGCAACACTCGCTCTCTGGACGAACTCATGATCCTGAAGCCCTACTTTGCAGGCCAGCCCAAGTCACTCTCCGGTATCGCTCTTCGAGCTTTCTGCCTCGGTATCACCTTGGCTTGTAGTGCTATCTCCATGGGGGCTATCCTATTTTTGACCTCTAGCCCAGTCTGGCGTGTTCCATTCTTCCTGTTTGCACTCTCAGCTTTTCACTTTCTCGAGTTTTGGACTACGGCTGAGAAGAACACACTCGTGGCCAGCATTGGAAGTTTTCTCTTGACGGCAAACTGGCCAGCATACGCCATCGCCCATTCAGCTGCGTTTATCGAATGTGCCACCATTAACCTTTTCTTCCCTAATCGACACTGGGCACCCTATGGCACCGGTCCTATTCTTCTGCTCCTCGGCCTTGTCATGGTCACCGTCGGACAGTATGTCCGCTCAGTGGCCATGTTGCAAGCTGGAGCCAGTTTCAACCATCATGTTCAGACCAGGAAGAAGGATTCCCACGAGTTGGTGACTTCAGGCATCTACTCAATCTTCCGCCACCCAAGTTACTTTGGATTCTTTTACTGGGGATTGGGAACACAGCTAGTAATGGGCAACGTTCTGTGCTTCTTTGCCTATGCGGCTGTTCTCTGGATGTTCTTCAGCAAGCGAATTAAACACGAGGAGGCCAAGTTGATTGAGTTCTTCCAAGATGATTATGTCCAATATCGAAAGAGAGTGGGAACAAAGATTCCTTTCATCGCTTAG
- a CDS encoding diacylglycerol O-acyltransferase — protein sequence MNSATATSIETSNGSASVSRRSGHDVTQNKPNNRTNGNGNGTATTTTPKKPGQKYRHVAAVHKQTRPSCLSHDSDAAPSFIGFRNLMVIVLVVGNLRLMLENIQKYGVLICVRCHDYSRQDIYLGLLLYFLIPCHLLAAYLIELAAAQQARGSLKRVNDSPSGGPSEQERKRFHKTWVVVAWAHLFNITLALVLTTWVVYFKIHHPLIGTLTEMHAIAVWLKTASYAFTNRDLRHAYLHPVEGERELVPELYTQCPYPQNITFSNLVYFWWAPTLVYQPVYPRTDKIRWVFVAKRVGEIFGLSVFMWVASAQYAAPVLRNSLDKIASLDLMSILERLLKLSTISLVIWLAGFFALFQSFLNALAEVLRFGDRSFYDDWWNSESLGAYWRTWNKPVYTYFKRHLYMPMIGRGWSPQAASFVVFLVSAILHEILVGVPTHNIIGVAFLGMFLQLPLIALTKPLENMKLGHTGKIVGNTIFWVSFTIFGQPFAALMYFYAWQAKYGSVSKQMTTVSS from the exons ATGAATTCGGCTACAGCGACGAGTATAGAAACCTCGAATGGTTCGGCCTCTGTCTCCCGGCGCAGCGGCCACGACGTCACACAGAACAAACCCAACAATCGCACCAACGGAAACGGTAACGGAACTGCCACGACGACAACCCCAAAGAAGCCTGGCCAGAAGTACAGGCACGTCGCTGCGGTCCACAAACAGACGAGGCCTTCATGTCTGAGTCACGATTCCGATGCTGCTCCAAGCTTTATTGGGTTCCGTAACCTCATGGTCATTGTGCTTG TTGTTGGAAACTTGCGATTGATGCTTGAGAACATCCAAAAG TATGGAGTACTGATCTGCGTGAGATGTCATGATTACAGCCGTCAAGATATTTACTTGGGTCTACTCCTTTACTTCCTCATCCCATGCCATCTCCTCGCCGCCTACTTGATTGAGCTGGCTGCTGCTCAGCAGGCTCGAGGATCTCTCAAGCGTGTCAATGATTCACCTTCTGGTGGCCCCTCAGAGCAGGAGCGCAAGAGGTTTCATAAGACCTGGGTCGTTGTCGCATGGGCTCACCTTTTCAACATTACTCTTGCCCTTGTTCTCACCACTTGGGTCGTATACTTCAAGATCCACCATCCTCTCATTGGTACCTTGACCGAGATGCATGCCATTGCTGTTTGGCTCAAGACTGCATCATATGCCTTTACCAACCGTGACTTGAGGCATGCCTACCTGCATCCCGTGGAAGGAGAACGCGAACTGGTGCCTGAGCTGTACACGCAATGCCCGTATCCCCAGAACATCACCTTCAGCAACCTGGTATACTTCTGGTGGGCACCCACACTCGTATACCAGCCCGTGTATCCTCGCACAGATAAAATCAGATGGGTCTTTGTGGCCAAGCGAGTTGGAGAAATTTTCGGCCTCAGTGTGTTCATGTGGGTTGCGAGTGCTCAGTATGCTGCACCTGTCCTTCGAAACTCGCTCGACAAGATTGCCTCCCTTGACCTCATGTCTATTCTGGAACGGCTACTTAAGCTTTCGACCATTTCCCTAGTCATCTGGCTTGCCGGTTTCTTCGCACTCTTCCAGTCGTTCCTTAACGCCCTAGCCGAGGTTTTGAGGTTTGGCGACAGGTCATTCTATGACGATTGGTGGAACAGCGAGAGCTTAGGAGCATACTGGCGCACGTGGAACAAGCCTGTTTACACGTATTTCAAGCGTCATCTGTACATGCCCATGATCGGGCGTGGTTGGAGTCCTCAAGCTGCCAGCTTTGTAGTCTTCTTGGTATCGGCTATTCTTCACGAGATCCTTGTCGGTGTCCCTACACATAACATCATTG GCGTTGCTTTCCTGGGCATGTTCCTTCAACTGCCACTTATTGCATTGACCAAGCCTCTTGAAAACATGAAGCTTGGGCACACTGGCAAAATAGTCGGTAACACTATTTTTTGGGTATCATTCACCATATTTGGACAACCCTTTGCAGCACTGATGTACTTCTACGCCTGGCAAGCAAAGTATGGAAGTGTCAGCAAACAGATGACGACAGTATCGAGTTAA
- a CDS encoding diacylglycerol O-acyltransferase, protein MLENIQKYGVLICVRCHDYSRQDIYLGLLLYFLIPCHLLAAYLIELAAAQQARGSLKRVNDSPSGGPSEQERKRFHKTWVVVAWAHLFNITLALVLTTWVVYFKIHHPLIGTLTEMHAIAVWLKTASYAFTNRDLRHAYLHPVEGERELVPELYTQCPYPQNITFSNLVYFWWAPTLVYQPVYPRTDKIRWVFVAKRVGEIFGLSVFMWVASAQYAAPVLRNSLDKIASLDLMSILERLLKLSTISLVIWLAGFFALFQSFLNALAEVLRFGDRSFYDDWWNSESLGAYWRTWNKPVYTYFKRHLYMPMIGRGWSPQAASFVVFLVSAILHEILVGVPTHNIIGVAFLGMFLQLPLIALTKPLENMKLGHTGKIVGNTIFWVSFTIFGQPFAALMYFYAWQAKYGSVSKQMTTVSS, encoded by the exons ATGCTTGAGAACATCCAAAAG TATGGAGTACTGATCTGCGTGAGATGTCATGATTACAGCCGTCAAGATATTTACTTGGGTCTACTCCTTTACTTCCTCATCCCATGCCATCTCCTCGCCGCCTACTTGATTGAGCTGGCTGCTGCTCAGCAGGCTCGAGGATCTCTCAAGCGTGTCAATGATTCACCTTCTGGTGGCCCCTCAGAGCAGGAGCGCAAGAGGTTTCATAAGACCTGGGTCGTTGTCGCATGGGCTCACCTTTTCAACATTACTCTTGCCCTTGTTCTCACCACTTGGGTCGTATACTTCAAGATCCACCATCCTCTCATTGGTACCTTGACCGAGATGCATGCCATTGCTGTTTGGCTCAAGACTGCATCATATGCCTTTACCAACCGTGACTTGAGGCATGCCTACCTGCATCCCGTGGAAGGAGAACGCGAACTGGTGCCTGAGCTGTACACGCAATGCCCGTATCCCCAGAACATCACCTTCAGCAACCTGGTATACTTCTGGTGGGCACCCACACTCGTATACCAGCCCGTGTATCCTCGCACAGATAAAATCAGATGGGTCTTTGTGGCCAAGCGAGTTGGAGAAATTTTCGGCCTCAGTGTGTTCATGTGGGTTGCGAGTGCTCAGTATGCTGCACCTGTCCTTCGAAACTCGCTCGACAAGATTGCCTCCCTTGACCTCATGTCTATTCTGGAACGGCTACTTAAGCTTTCGACCATTTCCCTAGTCATCTGGCTTGCCGGTTTCTTCGCACTCTTCCAGTCGTTCCTTAACGCCCTAGCCGAGGTTTTGAGGTTTGGCGACAGGTCATTCTATGACGATTGGTGGAACAGCGAGAGCTTAGGAGCATACTGGCGCACGTGGAACAAGCCTGTTTACACGTATTTCAAGCGTCATCTGTACATGCCCATGATCGGGCGTGGTTGGAGTCCTCAAGCTGCCAGCTTTGTAGTCTTCTTGGTATCGGCTATTCTTCACGAGATCCTTGTCGGTGTCCCTACACATAACATCATTG GCGTTGCTTTCCTGGGCATGTTCCTTCAACTGCCACTTATTGCATTGACCAAGCCTCTTGAAAACATGAAGCTTGGGCACACTGGCAAAATAGTCGGTAACACTATTTTTTGGGTATCATTCACCATATTTGGACAACCCTTTGCAGCACTGATGTACTTCTACGCCTGGCAAGCAAAGTATGGAAGTGTCAGCAAACAGATGACGACAGTATCGAGTTAA
- a CDS encoding protein-S-isoprenylcysteine O-methyltransferase — protein sequence MRSHRLFSDFSSKKAMSETTQNVGARPVNFSPSAAHHRASPAHHDSFSGNTRSLDELMILKPYFAGQPKSLSGIALRAFCLGITLACSAISMGAILFLTSSPVWRVPFFLFALSAFHFLEFWTTAEKNTLVASIGSFLLTANWPAYAIAHSAAFIECATINLFFPNRHWAPYGTGPILLLLGLVMVTVGQYVRSVAMLQAGASFNHHVQTRKKDSHELVTSGIYSIFRHPSYFGFFYWGLGTQLVMGNVLCFFAYAAVLWMFFSKRIKHEEAKLIEFFQDDYVQYRKRVGTKIPFIA from the coding sequence ATGAGATCACATAGACTATTTTCTGACTTTTCATCAAAGAAAGCCATGTCTGAAACCACGCAAAACGTGGGTGCTAGACCTGTCAACTTCAGCCCTTCAGCTGCTCATCATCGAGCATCGCCTGCTCATCATGACTCCTTCTCCGGCAACACTCGCTCTCTGGACGAACTCATGATCCTGAAGCCCTACTTTGCAGGCCAGCCCAAGTCACTCTCCGGTATCGCTCTTCGAGCTTTCTGCCTCGGTATCACCTTGGCTTGTAGTGCTATCTCCATGGGGGCTATCCTATTTTTGACCTCTAGCCCAGTCTGGCGTGTTCCATTCTTCCTGTTTGCACTCTCAGCTTTTCACTTTCTCGAGTTTTGGACTACGGCTGAGAAGAACACACTCGTGGCCAGCATTGGAAGTTTTCTCTTGACGGCAAACTGGCCAGCATACGCCATCGCCCATTCAGCTGCGTTTATCGAATGTGCCACCATTAACCTTTTCTTCCCTAATCGACACTGGGCACCCTATGGCACCGGTCCTATTCTTCTGCTCCTCGGCCTTGTCATGGTCACCGTCGGACAGTATGTCCGCTCAGTGGCCATGTTGCAAGCTGGAGCCAGTTTCAACCATCATGTTCAGACCAGGAAGAAGGATTCCCACGAGTTGGTGACTTCAGGCATCTACTCAATCTTCCGCCACCCAAGTTACTTTGGATTCTTTTACTGGGGATTGGGAACACAGCTAGTAATGGGCAACGTTCTGTGCTTCTTTGCCTATGCGGCTGTTCTCTGGATGTTCTTCAGCAAGCGAATTAAACACGAGGAGGCCAAGTTGATTGAGTTCTTCCAAGATGATTATGTCCAATATCGAAAGAGAGTGGGAACAAAGATTCCTTTCATCGCTTAG
- a CDS encoding polyadenylation factor subunit 2 yields MAYEPRGDHGGGQGQDGAFVKVRGRRPVTDYGATITHWQHDRAPSYKGGYTGEAERPSVSYIVDMLPPAARVTKAADSIPIKHLHSSLNKIKHPINVVRWTPEGRRLLTASTSGEFTLWNGTGFNFETIMQAHDSAIRALEYSHSDDWLISADHDGVIKYWQPNFNNVQSINAHTDPIRDLAFSPSDSKFVTASDDSTLKIFDFALGQMESKLEGHGWDAKSVDWHPTKGLLVSGSKDHLVKLWDPRTSRCLTTLHGHKSTITKVLFEKVRGACLATSARDQTARVFDLRMMRDICLLKGHEKDISTLTWHPIHPNLLSTGGMDGSLFHYLLDSPNPPPGQSFTVAPYDSPEPSSVAAQSVWPMHKVPFAHDYAIWSLDWHPLGHILASGSNDRITRFWSRARPGDTDVFQDRYHIGEAAAEAQGTWDRRGNRRQRQEEEQQEMEDEMDALVDQDAPRAAVPGLPGIPGLPLGGGLPGLGSSIPLPPIPGVGAGSGAPPPPLPFPLPGLNGGPPPPPLPGLDPNNPPDPAQLLELMKKAGVPLPPPGALPPGALPPGLIPPPGSMPPPPGSFAMPVPPPPMPGFDADKADARRRAPLPSQEESLRHEQRQGKYTRAR; encoded by the exons ATGGCCTATGAGCCTCGTGGTGATCATGGTGGTGGCCAGGGCCAAGATGGGGCATTTGTGAAGGTTCGAGGCAGGC GACCTGTGACTGACTATGGTGCTACTATAACACACTGGCAACATGATCGTGCCCCTAGCTATAAGGGAGGATATACTGGCGAAGCTGAGCGACCTAGTGTTAGCTATATCGTTGAT ATGCTTCCACCTGCAGCGCGTGTCACAAAAGCTGCCGACAGTATCCCTATTAAGCACCTTCACTCTTCTCTTAACAAAATCAAGCACCCCATCAATGTGGTGCGTTGGACACCAGAAGGTCGAAGATTATTAACAGCGTCGACCAGTGGCGAGTTCACACTATGGAACGGAACAGGCTTCAATTTCGAAACCATCATGCAGGCTCACGATTCCGCCATTCGTGCCCTGGAATACTCACATAGTGACGACTGGCTTATCTCGGCGGATCACGACGGAGTTATCAAGTACTGGCAACCAAACTTCAACAATGTCCAGAGCATCAACGCCCACACTGACCCTATTCGAGACCTTGCTTTCAGCCCAAGTGATTCCAAATTTGTCACTGCAAGCGATGACTCGACCCTCAAGATCTTTGACTTTGCTCTGGGACAAATGGAATCCAAGCTTGAAGGTCACGGATGGGATGCTAAAAGTGTGGACTGGCATCCTACTAAAGGATTGCTCGTATCTGGTTCTAAGGACCACCTTGTCAAGCTTTGGGATCCTCGTACGAGCCGTTGTTTAACGACTCTACACGGCCACAAGAGTACTATTACAAAAGTACTGTTTGAAAAGGTCCGTGGGGCTTGCCTCGCGACATCTGCAAGAGATCAGACCGCTCGTGTTTTCGATCTTCGCATGATGCGTGACATTTGCCTTCTCAAAGGTCACGAGAAGGATATTTCTACTCTTACATGGCATCCTATccatcctaatcttctcaGCACTGGTGGTATGGACGGCTCTCTATTCCACTACCTACTCGATTCACCAAACCCGCCTCCTGGCCAGTCCTTCACCGTTGCTCCTTACGACAGCCCTGAACCGTCATCAGTAGCCGCTCAGTCAGTATGGCCAATGCACAAGGTGCCCTTTGCTCATGATTATGCTATTTGGTCTCTCGACTGGCATCCTCTTGGACACATCCTTGCATCAGGATCCAATGACCGTATTACGCGTTTCTGGAGCCGTGCTAGACCTGGTGATACAGATGTTTTCCAGGATCGCTACCATATCGGTGAAGCAGCGGCCGAGGCCCAAGGAACCTGGGACCGCCGTGGTAACCGTCGTCAGCGACAGGAGGAGGAACAACAAGAGATGGAAGACGAGATGGACGCTCTTGTTGACCAAGACGCACCGAGAGCTGCTGTCCCCGGACTGCCTGGCATTCCTGGACTGCCTCTTGGTGGAGGCCTACCAGGCCTTGGCTCAAGTATTCCACTTCCTCCTATTCCTGGTGTCGGTGCCGGCTCAGGtgctcctccacctcctctgCCATTCCCCTTACCTGGACTCAACGGTGGTCCACCGCCACCCCCCTTACCTGGCCTGGATCCCAACAATCCTCCAGATCCAGCTCAACTCCTCgagctgatgaagaaggccgGTGTGCCCCTCCCGCCACCAGGAGCCCTACCTCCAGGAGCCTTACCCCCTGGGCTTATCCCACCACCGGGAAGCATGCCTCCGCCGCCCGGAAGCTTTGCCATGCCGGTCCCACCACCTCCTATGCCTGGATTTGACGCCGACAAGGCAGACGCCCGACGGAGAGCTCCCCTACCCAGTCAAGAGGAGAGCTTGCGACACGAACAGCGACAAGGAAAATACACGAGAGCGAGATAG